Part of the Papaver somniferum cultivar HN1 unplaced genomic scaffold, ASM357369v1 unplaced-scaffold_18, whole genome shotgun sequence genome is shown below.
TATATATAGTGATGAAGATTGAGAAGTATATTTTACTATTAGTGTTTTAGCTAAGATCTTTGCTAAAGCGAGGTGATAATGTGGAACCAGAGTGTAATACAGATAAAAGCTATGATGACTTACTTACTTCTCCATACGACATTCGAGGTATTTCTTTGAAAAGCGTCTACAAATTTCTGATTGAAAGCCTGATGTTTTAAGGCAGCTGATGTATTCCTTTTTCTCCTGATTGTCAAAAACCAAAAGTATATCTCAGATACGTAATAATGGGTTTGAAATGTAAAATTTTACAGAATTCCACACAAGTTGGTATGTTAGTGAATAATTTGAGTATGTAATACCAAGTCACATTCATGCATGTGGTCCAACGGGAAAACACCTTTCTCAGGGGGAACGGGTCTCATTCCCCTGTTACCACCAAATGCACCACCTGCCAAAATCGAAATAATCAAATCAAAGCAATAAACAAATTGTAGGACAAAGCACACCTAACGACCTTCTTCTGAGTCCTGACCAATTCTACCAAGAAATCAGTATAATAAGAATAAAACAGGATAGCTAGAAAAAAAATTAACCATACACGTAATCGTGATTTAACGAATTTTAATTATATTAGGTTTGACAAAACATATGAAGATAAAAACTGGAGCAAAAAGAAACTGACCGTCAAGAATGGCATTTGATGGGGTATGTGAGCTTGTAGGTAAACTTATCCTATAAAATGGTTTACACACTGATATTTGAGCAAACAAGAGTCTAAAATCTTGCCTGGATTCTTACATTCAGTAACTAAgcataaacaatatcaaattgtGCATACGATATACTAAACTCCTACACATGAAGTTTGTGTGAGTAACTGCCCTCACATGTAGGCAAACTCCCACAGTTTCCCAGCTCACATTCACTAAACGGGGAAGCCGAATGTGAGTATCCACTAgaa
Proteins encoded:
- the LOC113338126 gene encoding cytochrome c oxidase assembly protein COX19-like isoform X2: MSAGGAFGGNRGMRPVPPEKGVFPLDHMHECDLEKKEYISCLKTSGFQSEICRRFSKKYLECRMEKNLMAKQDMKELGFGKNYDEDEQEEGKNEKIDGKDVKSPGAQGKTLVK